The following proteins come from a genomic window of Leptospira andrefontaineae:
- a CDS encoding DUF3703 domain-containing protein, producing the protein MNWIMPKDWKIRYKNELDLSTKYKEEGNLKEAWKYLERAHLIGQYYPIPHTEIHFRMLLFAIEQKNKKEILGQLVRVSFGWLGSWLNRIPVGNTGGANVPIFQPMPIPGDLLDILSDADQTSKSLSGLKKK; encoded by the coding sequence ATGAATTGGATCATGCCTAAAGATTGGAAAATCAGATATAAAAATGAATTAGATCTTTCTACAAAATACAAAGAAGAAGGAAATCTAAAAGAAGCCTGGAAATATTTAGAAAGGGCACACTTGATCGGGCAATATTATCCAATTCCTCATACTGAAATTCATTTCAGAATGTTATTATTCGCAATCGAACAAAAAAATAAAAAAGAAATTTTGGGACAGCTAGTTAGAGTTTCATTCGGCTGGCTCGGTTCCTGGTTGAATAGAATTCCAGTAGGGAATACGGGAGGAGCAAATGTCCCAATCTTCCAACCCATGCCTATACCAGGAGATTTATTGGATATACTTTCGGATGCGGATCAAACTTCCAAAAGTTTATCCGGATTAAAAAAGAAATGA
- a CDS encoding UbiX family flavin prenyltransferase has protein sequence MSEEKPLRLVFAMAGASGSIYAARFIKALMEIPGETWFVPSPASIRVFKEEYETNVQTGEDVLEFVRKKWNPKQIHKFHLRKFEDIGADIASGSNIWDGMVVLPCSMKTVAAIRTGITENLIERAVDVTLKERRKLILVPRETPYNRIHLENMLALHDAGAIIAPASPGFYQMPKSLEDLGDFMATRIFRLLGREIDLYPRWSP, from the coding sequence ATGAGTGAGGAAAAACCATTAAGATTGGTATTTGCAATGGCTGGAGCCAGTGGCTCTATCTACGCTGCCAGATTTATAAAAGCACTTATGGAAATACCCGGAGAGACTTGGTTTGTTCCAAGCCCTGCTTCTATCCGAGTTTTTAAAGAAGAATATGAGACAAACGTACAAACAGGCGAAGATGTCCTAGAGTTTGTACGAAAAAAATGGAATCCAAAACAAATTCATAAATTTCATCTTAGAAAATTCGAAGATATAGGTGCTGATATAGCTTCCGGTTCTAATATTTGGGATGGGATGGTGGTGCTCCCTTGTTCCATGAAAACTGTAGCAGCAATCAGAACTGGGATCACTGAAAACTTAATTGAAAGAGCGGTTGATGTAACTTTGAAGGAAAGAAGAAAGCTCATCTTAGTTCCTCGAGAAACTCCTTATAATCGTATCCATTTGGAGAATATGTTAGCTCTTCACGATGCAGGTGCGATCATTGCTCCTGCATCTCCTGGTTTTTATCAAATGCCTAAAAGTTTAGAGGATCTGGGAGATTTTATGGCTACTAGAATTTTCAGACTTTTAGGAAGAGAGATAGATCTTTATCCTCGCTGGAGTCCATAA
- a CDS encoding UbiA-like polyprenyltransferase has translation MASNTLAAVGKYGRFIKFSHTLFALPFAGIAFVLAILQEPSLSLLVIGQKLFWILVCMVGARSAAMGFNRWADRKIDAKNPRTANREIPSGQISDLMAVIFIIGTSLIFFIGSWFLNPLSFYLSFPTLFLLLTYSYTKRFTFLCHFYLGLTIGLAPLATWIAIREEFSWIAGFWTLGLAFNLAGFDILYALQDREFDKKEGLHSVPARFGEKNSFIISRISHILSISFLTIAAWYAGFNGAFWVFLAFVAYLLFREQKIASENKDGNFPPSFYQIHSWISLVIFLGILAETGLSLVSLFSRI, from the coding sequence ATGGCTTCCAACACTCTTGCCGCCGTAGGCAAATACGGTCGTTTTATAAAATTCTCCCATACTTTATTCGCTCTTCCATTTGCAGGGATCGCATTCGTACTCGCGATCTTGCAAGAGCCAAGTCTTTCACTTCTTGTAATTGGGCAAAAATTGTTTTGGATCTTGGTCTGTATGGTGGGAGCAAGAAGTGCCGCCATGGGATTTAATAGATGGGCGGATCGTAAGATAGATGCTAAAAATCCGAGAACAGCAAACAGGGAGATCCCAAGCGGTCAGATTTCGGATCTTATGGCAGTGATTTTTATCATAGGAACATCTCTAATATTTTTTATAGGGAGTTGGTTTTTAAATCCACTTTCCTTTTATCTTTCTTTTCCTACCCTATTTCTTCTATTAACTTATTCTTATACAAAACGTTTTACTTTTTTATGCCATTTTTATCTTGGTTTGACGATCGGTTTGGCACCTCTTGCAACTTGGATCGCAATTAGAGAGGAGTTTTCTTGGATCGCAGGATTTTGGACTTTAGGACTTGCATTCAATCTGGCAGGGTTCGATATTCTTTATGCTCTGCAAGATAGAGAATTCGATAAAAAAGAAGGGTTACATTCGGTTCCTGCTCGTTTTGGCGAAAAGAATTCTTTCATAATATCAAGAATTTCTCATATTCTTTCTATATCCTTTTTAACGATTGCTGCCTGGTACGCAGGTTTTAATGGAGCTTTCTGGGTATTTTTAGCATTTGTAGCATATTTATTGTTTAGAGAACAAAAGATCGCTTCCGAAAACAAAGACGGAAATTTTCCACCTAGTTTTTATCAGATCCATTCTTGGATCTCCCTTGTGATCTTTTTAGGTATTTTGGCAGAAACGGGCCTTAGTTTAGTTTCTCTATTTTCCAGGATTTAA